The following are from one region of the Fundidesulfovibrio soli genome:
- a CDS encoding HAD family hydrolase, with product MEKVTRLRAVVFDFDGTLARPALDFALMKRRIGDLGAGYPCGRAEPGHLPALEWIERLAGSMEADPAGHFRRAALAIIEEMEAEAASRTSLFGFTRPILTALRRVGVAPAVITRNTRASVATVFPDAGEYLSVLLTREDVDAVKPDPAHLLAALGGLGVGPEAALMVGDHPLDVLTARRAGAFAAAVASGETDVRTLADTGPDFLAAHAGELVERLAAEGWI from the coding sequence ATGGAGAAGGTGACACGCCTGCGCGCGGTGGTGTTCGATTTCGACGGGACGCTGGCAAGGCCCGCGCTCGATTTCGCGCTCATGAAGCGGCGCATCGGGGACCTGGGGGCTGGCTACCCCTGCGGCAGGGCCGAGCCGGGCCATCTGCCCGCCCTGGAATGGATAGAGCGGCTGGCCGGGAGCATGGAAGCGGACCCTGCGGGGCACTTCAGACGGGCGGCGCTCGCCATCATCGAGGAGATGGAGGCCGAGGCCGCATCGCGCACGAGCCTGTTCGGGTTCACCCGGCCCATTCTGACGGCGCTCAGGCGGGTGGGTGTGGCCCCGGCGGTGATCACGCGCAACACGCGCGCTTCGGTGGCGACAGTGTTCCCGGACGCCGGGGAGTATCTCTCCGTGCTGCTCACCCGTGAGGACGTGGACGCCGTGAAGCCCGACCCGGCGCACCTGCTGGCCGCGCTCGGCGGGCTCGGCGTGGGGCCGGAGGCGGCCCTGATGGTGGGGGACCACCCGCTGGACGTGCTTACCGCGCGCCGGGCGGGTGCCTTCGCGGCGGCCGTGGCCAGCGGTGAGACCGACGTAAGGACTCTTGCCGACACAGGGCCGGATTTCCTTGCCGCGCACGCCGGGGAGCTGGTGGAGCGCCTCGCCGCCGAAGGCTGGATCTAA
- a CDS encoding XTP/dITP diphosphatase — MTQVVLATRNQGKVRELQAMMAGMDVEVLGLDRFPQIGEIEETGDTFEANARIKAEAVSQATGLIALADDSGLVVDALGGDPGVRSARYSGEGATDASNNEKLLAALADVPEGRRACRFVSAIVASRPDGRELTALGAWEGRVGFAPKGSGGFGYDPLFIDAELGLTAAEMSAEQKNARSHRGRALRSLLEDWAGFARS; from the coding sequence ATGACGCAGGTGGTGCTGGCCACGCGCAACCAGGGCAAGGTGCGCGAGCTGCAGGCCATGATGGCCGGAATGGACGTGGAGGTTCTGGGCCTGGACCGCTTCCCCCAGATCGGCGAGATCGAGGAGACGGGCGACACTTTCGAGGCCAACGCCCGCATCAAGGCCGAGGCCGTGAGCCAGGCCACAGGGCTCATCGCCCTGGCCGACGACTCCGGCCTGGTGGTGGACGCCCTGGGCGGCGACCCCGGGGTGCGCTCGGCGCGCTACTCCGGCGAAGGGGCCACGGACGCCTCCAACAACGAGAAGCTGCTGGCGGCCCTGGCCGACGTGCCCGAGGGCCGAAGGGCCTGCCGCTTCGTCTCCGCCATCGTGGCCAGCCGCCCGGACGGACGCGAGCTCACGGCGCTTGGCGCCTGGGAAGGCCGCGTGGGATTCGCGCCCAAAGGTTCCGGGGGCTTCGGTTACGACCCGCTGTTCATCGACGCGGAGCTGGGCCTCACAGCCGCCGAGATGAGCGCGGAGCAGAAGAACGCCCGCAGCCACCGGGGCCGCGCCCTGCGCTCCCTGCTCGAGGACTGGGCCGGGTTCGCCCGCTCTTGA
- a CDS encoding mechanosensitive ion channel domain-containing protein codes for MPMTSALRGRGLRPRLLIAALFALLAAAPLFASSAAHAEEGESWKLMLQRNYEELQYQIEYVDGVSQTLPGMVKQTRQDLASLRKKLDELMVLGRVSGSNPMELRAVLAGLDILQARVEAVTQPFQKADADLKRFQERLGELDAEFSQQAADGPSPELTKSLNDFLGDLRKLKNKLGRVKTVLDQGLNPTRDLTAGIGRSVQTVKERIPRAWKDYYFASGKSLLSLGAWQEAIQHMGNLPRYVATFANLFDAGDGRTKDLLTRLLGLMVVLVGGAAVALKRLEKRYGGFRAGRPLGSLAWIGAGVGVLWATSGAGYVLVRAETGALAEVLISRGVLGVAWFLHLLRCGGLVAPAAKPGAEQGGDAVPAGPELAEQQPDMACADVTNPAASDAATEPAAEASAAPAAVPSAAAKTEPAAKPAKARAPRNPVGLAWGMFTLAVLLQMPWLPDAFRGGAWVLALFAAGWLVRRSARGRGADAVSRLAGAGGWLYPLLCLPALFGWVNLTMLAAEGWFMALVLLQAGLALYGLVGRLVARPSADFTGEVLKSFAGGLALPSTVIAMAGCFLFWLSLAMGGSSVFLSAVSSDVGAEGFSLDLGRLALMFIGFYLARAATRVADRLIAELPARRPDLERGVLNLLETISTYVVWGLYVLIALRLAGANFTSLAVVAGGLSVGIGFGLQNIINNFISGLILLFGRSVQAGDVLQIGDLWGTVQRVNIRNTVVQTFDNATLFVPNSDLIAQKITNWSHKDRRVRRLLELGVAYGSDTALVQELLLEAASSHPNVLAEPKPVVFFMAFADSSLNFRLAYWVNDLDNAARTSSDIHLAVDRAFREHGVEIPFPQRDVTVKIAGRDEESLPLGPEKDGGRT; via the coding sequence ATGCCCATGACTTCCGCCCTGCGCGGCCGCGGCCTGCGGCCGCGCCTTCTGATAGCCGCCCTGTTCGCGCTGCTCGCCGCGGCGCCGCTTTTCGCCAGCTCCGCCGCCCACGCCGAGGAGGGCGAGAGCTGGAAGCTCATGCTCCAGCGCAACTACGAGGAGCTGCAGTACCAGATCGAATACGTGGACGGCGTCTCCCAGACGCTGCCCGGCATGGTCAAGCAGACCCGGCAGGATCTCGCCTCCCTGCGCAAAAAGCTCGACGAGCTCATGGTGCTCGGGCGCGTGTCCGGCAGCAACCCCATGGAGCTGCGCGCCGTGCTGGCCGGGCTGGACATCCTGCAGGCCCGCGTGGAGGCCGTGACCCAGCCCTTCCAGAAGGCTGACGCCGACCTCAAGCGCTTCCAGGAGCGCCTGGGCGAGCTGGACGCCGAGTTCTCGCAGCAGGCGGCCGATGGGCCATCGCCGGAGCTGACCAAATCCCTCAACGATTTCCTGGGCGACCTGCGCAAGCTCAAGAACAAGCTTGGCCGCGTGAAGACCGTGCTGGACCAGGGCCTCAACCCCACGCGCGACCTCACGGCGGGCATCGGGCGCTCCGTCCAGACCGTCAAGGAGCGCATCCCCAGGGCCTGGAAGGACTACTACTTCGCCTCCGGCAAGAGCCTGCTCTCCCTGGGAGCCTGGCAGGAGGCCATCCAGCACATGGGCAACCTGCCGCGCTACGTGGCCACCTTCGCCAACCTCTTCGACGCGGGCGACGGCCGCACCAAGGACCTGCTCACCCGCCTCCTGGGCCTCATGGTGGTGCTGGTGGGCGGCGCGGCCGTGGCGCTCAAGCGGCTGGAGAAGCGTTACGGCGGCTTCAGGGCGGGCAGGCCGCTGGGCAGCCTGGCCTGGATCGGCGCGGGCGTGGGCGTGCTCTGGGCCACCTCGGGCGCGGGCTACGTGCTGGTGCGCGCCGAGACCGGGGCCCTGGCCGAGGTGCTGATCTCCCGGGGCGTGCTGGGGGTCGCCTGGTTCCTGCACCTGCTGCGCTGCGGCGGCCTCGTCGCGCCGGCCGCCAAACCCGGAGCGGAGCAGGGCGGCGACGCCGTTCCGGCCGGGCCCGAACTCGCGGAGCAGCAGCCGGACATGGCCTGCGCGGACGTGACGAACCCGGCTGCATCCGACGCCGCAACAGAACCCGCCGCCGAAGCATCCGCCGCACCGGCCGCCGTGCCGTCCGCAGCGGCGAAAACCGAGCCTGCGGCCAAGCCCGCCAAGGCCCGCGCGCCGCGAAATCCCGTGGGCCTGGCCTGGGGCATGTTCACCCTGGCCGTGCTCCTGCAGATGCCCTGGCTGCCGGACGCCTTCAGGGGCGGGGCCTGGGTGCTGGCCCTGTTCGCGGCCGGGTGGCTGGTGCGCAGGAGTGCGCGCGGGCGCGGGGCCGACGCGGTGTCGCGCCTGGCCGGGGCGGGCGGCTGGCTCTATCCGCTGCTGTGCCTGCCCGCGCTCTTCGGCTGGGTGAACCTGACCATGCTGGCGGCCGAGGGTTGGTTCATGGCCCTGGTGCTGCTGCAGGCGGGGCTCGCGCTCTACGGGCTGGTGGGCAGGCTGGTGGCCCGGCCCTCGGCGGACTTCACGGGTGAAGTGCTCAAGTCCTTCGCGGGGGGGCTGGCCCTGCCGTCGACGGTCATCGCCATGGCGGGCTGCTTCCTGTTCTGGCTGTCCCTGGCCATGGGGGGCAGCAGCGTGTTCCTCTCCGCCGTGAGCTCGGACGTGGGGGCCGAAGGCTTCAGCCTGGACCTGGGCCGCCTGGCCCTGATGTTCATCGGGTTCTACCTGGCCCGCGCGGCCACCCGCGTGGCGGACAGGCTCATCGCCGAGCTGCCCGCCCGCCGGCCGGACCTGGAGCGCGGGGTGCTGAACCTCCTGGAGACCATCTCCACCTACGTGGTCTGGGGCCTCTACGTGCTCATAGCCCTGCGCCTGGCCGGGGCCAACTTCACCAGCCTGGCGGTGGTGGCGGGCGGCCTCTCCGTGGGTATCGGCTTCGGCCTGCAGAACATCATCAACAACTTCATCTCCGGCCTGATCCTGCTCTTCGGGCGCAGCGTCCAGGCGGGCGACGTGCTCCAGATCGGCGACCTCTGGGGCACGGTGCAGCGGGTGAACATCCGCAACACCGTGGTGCAGACCTTCGACAACGCCACCCTGTTCGTGCCCAACTCGGACCTGATCGCCCAGAAGATCACCAACTGGTCCCACAAGGACCGCCGCGTGCGCCGCCTGCTTGAATTGGGCGTGGCCTACGGCTCGGACACGGCCCTGGTGCAGGAGCTGCTGCTGGAGGCGGCCAGCTCCCACCCCAACGTGCTGGCCGAGCCCAAGCCCGTCGTGTTCTTCATGGCCTTCGCGGATTCCTCCCTCAACTTCCGCCTGGCCTACTGGGTCAACGACCTGGACAATGCCGCCAGGACCAGCTCCGACATCCACCTAGCCGTGGACCGCGCCTTCCGGGAGCACGGCGTGGAGATCCCCTTCCCGCAGCGCGACGTGACCGTGAAAATCGCCGGCAGGGATGAAGAGTCCCTTCCCCTGGGCCCGGAAAAAGACGGAGGACGGACATGA
- a CDS encoding two-component system sensor histidine kinase NtrB, with the protein MTDDPIRPVADVCADALLSEPSLLTSVIDQIPDDIVVLDSSGCVVEVNRAVLERLGGTRRNFLGKACREALSGFQGVCEAKDDPALWESVRTGGKSEQVQTVVDAEGRMHTFRVYTYPVMDTAGKLSHVVLLRRDITQRTYMERRLQQSEKLAAVGELSTYVAHEIRNPLFAIAGFANSLLRSGNLDERARGKVSIILEESNRLDKILKSLLNFARPTQGADGQIDVAATAEQTMGLMALGCQKQDIAVRVEVDSGLPLVKGDPDLIKQCLINMVKNSMEAMPEGGELTLRCYLRRGQVVMELADTGKGILPEHLDQVFNPFFSTKDKGSGLGLAMTRKILDELGGAVELESEVGRGTVVRLVMPPVDAAVEENLESYAAPRHDGIWRGGSDNNGGNG; encoded by the coding sequence ATGACCGACGACCCCATCCGCCCGGTAGCGGACGTGTGCGCCGATGCCCTGCTCAGCGAGCCGAGCCTGCTGACCTCGGTCATCGACCAGATACCCGACGACATCGTGGTGCTGGATTCGAGCGGCTGCGTGGTGGAGGTCAACCGCGCTGTGCTGGAGCGCCTGGGCGGCACCCGGCGGAACTTCCTGGGCAAGGCCTGCCGCGAGGCGCTGAGCGGCTTCCAGGGCGTGTGCGAGGCCAAGGATGACCCCGCCCTCTGGGAGAGCGTGCGCACAGGCGGCAAGAGCGAGCAGGTGCAGACCGTGGTGGACGCCGAGGGGCGCATGCACACCTTTAGGGTCTACACCTACCCGGTGATGGACACGGCGGGGAAGCTCTCCCACGTGGTGCTCCTGCGCCGCGACATCACCCAGCGCACCTACATGGAGCGCCGCCTGCAGCAGTCCGAGAAGCTGGCCGCCGTGGGCGAGCTGTCCACCTACGTGGCCCACGAGATCAGGAATCCGCTCTTCGCCATCGCGGGCTTCGCCAATTCCCTGCTGCGCTCCGGCAACCTGGACGAGCGCGCCCGGGGCAAGGTCTCCATCATCCTGGAGGAGTCCAACCGCCTGGACAAGATTTTGAAGAGCCTGCTCAATTTCGCCCGCCCCACCCAGGGCGCGGACGGGCAGATCGACGTGGCGGCCACCGCCGAGCAGACCATGGGGCTCATGGCCCTGGGCTGCCAGAAGCAGGACATCGCCGTGCGCGTGGAGGTGGATTCGGGCCTGCCCCTGGTCAAGGGCGACCCGGACCTCATCAAGCAGTGCCTGATCAACATGGTCAAGAACTCCATGGAGGCCATGCCCGAGGGCGGCGAGCTGACCTTGCGCTGCTATCTGCGCAGGGGGCAGGTGGTCATGGAGCTGGCGGACACGGGCAAGGGCATCCTGCCCGAACACCTGGACCAGGTGTTCAACCCCTTCTTCTCCACCAAGGACAAGGGCTCCGGCCTTGGCCTGGCCATGACCCGCAAGATACTCGACGAGCTGGGCGGCGCGGTGGAGCTGGAGAGCGAGGTGGGCCGGGGCACCGTGGTGCGCCTGGTGATGCCGCCGGTGGACGCCGCGGTGGAAGAAAATCTGGAATCCTACGCCGCCCCGCGCCACGACGGCATCTGGCGCGGCGGCTCGGACAACAACGGGGGGAACGGATGA
- a CDS encoding N-acetylmuramoyl-L-alanine amidase, translated as MRVIRPAALAARPLLLAFLLAALGLCAGSWTGRGLALAASAQDAAKASGQTPSAKSAKPSKADKAAKSSKQAKDSKQAKPASAPKLTPVTDVQIWSGKDYSRIAVVLGGEVQHHWQLLPPEASKDGLRRLYVDLDDTRIKPGVPGRFDVRGDVARKVRLAPYKPGVTRLVVEVENLKSQQVFVLENPYRIIVDVQGQSAKARAAEDKAAGGKSAEPQAQPKGKAKAQAAPEAAVQEAAPGEAVPLLATPGRKRMARQLVEQLGLTVRRVMVDAGHGGKDPGAHGAGGLVEKDVNLRIAKLLGGKLEKMGFEVLYTRTQDKFVSLEGRTAMANARKADLFVSIHCNAHGDSGSSGLETYSLNLASTPDEVRVAARENSVDPRRISDMQKILDELMHASKLTESRDFARAAHASALSQAKRGGSTRDRGLHEAPFYVLLGAKMPAILVEVGYITNPAEAARLRNEKYLEGLAQGIAEGVRAYKQKIERFGG; from the coding sequence GTGCGGGTGATCCGTCCGGCGGCTCTCGCCGCGCGCCCGCTGCTGCTGGCGTTTCTGCTGGCCGCGCTGGGCCTGTGCGCGGGGTCGTGGACCGGGCGGGGGCTTGCCTTGGCCGCCTCCGCCCAGGATGCGGCCAAGGCGTCCGGGCAGACTCCATCCGCCAAATCCGCCAAGCCCAGCAAGGCCGACAAGGCCGCGAAGTCCTCGAAGCAAGCCAAGGATTCCAAGCAGGCCAAGCCCGCCTCGGCGCCCAAGCTTACCCCCGTCACGGACGTGCAGATCTGGTCCGGCAAGGACTACTCCCGCATCGCGGTGGTGCTCGGGGGCGAGGTGCAGCACCACTGGCAGCTGCTGCCGCCCGAGGCCTCCAAGGACGGGCTGCGCCGCCTCTACGTCGATCTGGACGACACCCGCATCAAGCCCGGCGTGCCCGGCCGCTTCGACGTGCGCGGCGACGTGGCCCGCAAGGTGCGCCTGGCCCCCTACAAGCCCGGCGTGACCCGGCTGGTGGTTGAGGTCGAGAACCTCAAGAGCCAGCAGGTGTTCGTGCTGGAGAATCCCTACCGCATCATCGTGGACGTGCAGGGCCAGTCCGCCAAGGCCCGCGCCGCGGAGGACAAGGCCGCCGGGGGCAAATCCGCCGAACCCCAGGCGCAGCCGAAGGGCAAGGCCAAGGCTCAGGCAGCGCCCGAAGCCGCCGTTCAGGAGGCCGCACCCGGCGAGGCGGTCCCTCTGCTGGCAACTCCGGGGCGCAAGAGGATGGCCCGGCAGCTGGTGGAGCAGCTGGGCCTCACCGTGCGCCGCGTCATGGTGGACGCCGGCCACGGCGGCAAGGACCCCGGAGCCCACGGCGCGGGCGGTCTGGTGGAGAAGGACGTGAACCTGCGCATCGCCAAGCTGCTTGGCGGGAAGCTCGAGAAGATGGGCTTCGAGGTGCTCTACACCCGCACGCAGGACAAGTTCGTCTCCCTGGAGGGGCGCACCGCCATGGCCAACGCCAGGAAGGCCGACCTGTTCGTCTCCATCCACTGCAACGCCCACGGCGATTCCGGCTCCTCCGGCCTGGAGACCTACTCCCTGAACCTGGCCTCCACGCCCGACGAGGTGCGGGTGGCCGCGCGGGAGAACTCCGTGGACCCCAGACGCATCTCGGACATGCAGAAGATTCTGGACGAGCTCATGCACGCCTCCAAATTGACCGAGTCGCGCGATTTCGCCCGCGCGGCCCACGCCTCGGCCCTCAGCCAGGCCAAACGGGGCGGCTCCACGCGGGACAGGGGGCTGCACGAGGCCCCGTTCTACGTGCTGCTTGGGGCCAAGATGCCCGCCATACTGGTGGAGGTGGGCTACATCACCAACCCTGCCGAGGCCGCCCGCCTGCGCAACGAGAAATACCTCGAAGGCCTGGCCCAGGGTATCGCCGAAGGCGTGCGGGCCTACAAGCAGAAGATCGAGCGCTTCGGCGGTTAA
- the glmS gene encoding glutamine--fructose-6-phosphate transaminase (isomerizing): protein MCGIIGYSGHRPAVPVIIEGLKRLEYRGYDSAGVAYVQHGELTVVRAEGKLCNLENKLATMPTHTATSGMGHTRWATHGLPVERNAHPHRDQSGRVALVHNGIIENYQELREELKAKGVSFASETDTEVLAHLVGLHLAEHGDFEKAVSYALGRVDGSYAICVVSLENPGVLYAARKSSPLVMGVGVGENFVASDIPAFLPYTREVVFLEDGEMVRIDANSWKVMDAATLAPIEKTPQHIAWDVQSAQKGGYKHFMLKEIFEQPRVIADCMAGRADHSACRALLPDLEGMPVPERLTIVACGTSYHAGLWGMYLLETWAKVPTRVEIASEFRYRDPILGPGDTVLAISQSGETADTLATMRLAKERGATVVGLCNVVGSTVSREADRVIYTQAGPEISVASTKAMCSQLTLLTLLAMHWGQQKGVLPEDVRANCLRTLSALPGVLEAELPRMRSRAAELARAYSEARSFLYLGRGTSYPLALEGALKLKEISYIHAEGYASGEMKHGPIALIDPKFPTFALAPADELYPKVKSNLEEVQARGGKIVALAPAGTDLRVEDLWEVPNVWGPMNTFLMLPALQLFAYEMADYLGKDVDQPRNLAKSVTVE from the coding sequence ATGTGCGGCATCATCGGTTATAGCGGGCACCGCCCCGCGGTCCCCGTGATCATAGAGGGTCTGAAGCGTCTCGAATACCGCGGCTACGACTCCGCCGGAGTGGCCTACGTCCAGCACGGCGAGCTCACCGTCGTGCGCGCCGAGGGCAAGCTCTGCAACTTGGAGAACAAGCTGGCCACCATGCCCACGCACACGGCCACCTCGGGCATGGGCCACACCCGCTGGGCCACCCACGGCCTGCCCGTGGAGCGCAACGCCCACCCGCACCGCGACCAGTCCGGCCGCGTGGCCCTGGTGCACAACGGCATCATCGAGAACTACCAGGAGCTGCGCGAGGAGCTGAAGGCCAAGGGCGTCAGCTTCGCCTCCGAGACGGACACCGAGGTCCTGGCGCATCTGGTGGGGCTGCACCTGGCCGAGCACGGCGACTTCGAGAAGGCCGTGTCGTACGCGCTGGGACGCGTGGACGGCTCCTACGCGATATGTGTGGTCAGCCTGGAGAACCCCGGCGTGCTCTACGCGGCGCGCAAGTCCTCCCCGCTGGTCATGGGCGTGGGCGTTGGGGAGAACTTCGTGGCCTCGGACATCCCGGCCTTCCTGCCCTACACCCGCGAGGTGGTCTTCCTGGAGGACGGCGAGATGGTGCGCATCGACGCCAACTCCTGGAAGGTGATGGACGCCGCTACCCTGGCCCCCATCGAGAAGACGCCCCAGCACATCGCCTGGGACGTGCAGTCCGCCCAGAAGGGCGGGTACAAGCATTTCATGCTCAAGGAGATCTTCGAGCAGCCCCGCGTCATCGCGGACTGCATGGCCGGGCGCGCCGACCACTCGGCCTGCCGCGCGTTGCTGCCCGACCTGGAGGGCATGCCCGTGCCCGAGCGCCTGACCATCGTGGCCTGCGGCACCAGCTACCACGCGGGCCTGTGGGGCATGTACCTGCTGGAGACATGGGCCAAGGTGCCCACCCGGGTGGAGATCGCCTCCGAGTTCCGCTACCGCGACCCCATCCTGGGCCCCGGCGACACGGTGCTGGCCATCTCGCAGTCGGGCGAGACGGCGGACACCCTGGCCACCATGCGCCTGGCCAAGGAGCGCGGGGCCACCGTGGTGGGCCTGTGCAACGTGGTGGGCTCCACGGTCTCGCGCGAGGCCGACCGGGTGATCTACACCCAGGCCGGGCCTGAAATCTCCGTGGCCTCCACCAAGGCCATGTGCTCCCAGCTGACGCTCCTGACGCTTCTGGCCATGCACTGGGGCCAGCAGAAGGGCGTGCTGCCCGAGGACGTGCGCGCCAACTGCCTGCGCACCCTGTCCGCGCTGCCCGGCGTGCTGGAGGCCGAGCTGCCGAGGATGCGCTCCCGCGCCGCCGAACTGGCCAGGGCCTACTCCGAGGCCCGGAGTTTTCTGTATCTGGGACGCGGCACCTCCTACCCGTTGGCCCTGGAGGGCGCGCTCAAGCTCAAGGAGATCAGCTACATCCACGCCGAGGGCTACGCTTCCGGCGAGATGAAGCACGGCCCCATCGCGCTCATCGACCCCAAGTTCCCCACCTTCGCCCTGGCCCCGGCGGACGAGCTCTACCCCAAGGTGAAGTCCAACCTGGAGGAGGTGCAGGCGCGCGGCGGCAAGATCGTAGCCCTGGCCCCCGCCGGCACGGACCTGCGCGTGGAGGACCTCTGGGAGGTGCCCAACGTCTGGGGGCCCATGAACACGTTCCTGATGCTGCCCGCCCTGCAGCTCTTCGCCTACGAAATGGCCGACTATCTCGGCAAGGACGTGGACCAGCCCCGCAACCTGGCCAAGTCCGTCACCGTGGAGTAG
- the rimO gene encoding 30S ribosomal protein S12 methylthiotransferase RimO, with protein MADTIPVYTISLGCPKNLVDTEFLLGGLPGRARPVDRPEDAALVLVNTCGFIRPAVEESVSEILDAAEAIANLSPRPLLAVAGCLVSRYGGELAQSMPEVDLWLTTHELPDWPAKIALAMGRAAAGTPARIHSSPPGYAYLKVSEGCRHKCRFCTIPSIRGTLKSTPVAELAREAENILSTGRKELILVAQDLTAFGHDLDPKQDLRALLEALLPLSGLERLRLLYLYPAGLTPELLDFLKDAGPPFVPYFDIPLQHAHPDILRSMGRPFAKDPRRVIDLVRSRFPEAAIRTSLIVGYPGETRTHFNFLLNFVREVRFQHLGVFAYQREEGTPAAAMPGQVGAKTSQGRKDAIMAAQAEISEEWLSGFENMSLDVLVDAPHPEWPGLHVGRTWFQAPEIDGVTYVSGPGVKPGAMVKALIEEAKTYDLVALA; from the coding sequence ATGGCCGACACGATTCCCGTCTACACGATCTCCCTTGGCTGCCCCAAGAACCTGGTGGACACCGAGTTCCTGCTGGGCGGCCTGCCCGGGCGCGCCCGCCCGGTGGACCGTCCCGAGGACGCCGCCCTGGTGCTGGTGAACACCTGCGGCTTCATCCGCCCCGCTGTGGAGGAGTCCGTCTCCGAAATCCTCGACGCGGCCGAAGCCATCGCCAACCTCTCGCCCAGGCCGCTGCTGGCCGTGGCGGGCTGCCTGGTGAGCCGCTACGGCGGTGAGCTGGCCCAGTCCATGCCCGAGGTGGACCTCTGGCTCACCACCCACGAGCTGCCGGACTGGCCCGCCAAGATCGCCCTGGCCATGGGCCGGGCCGCCGCCGGGACCCCCGCGCGCATCCACTCCAGCCCGCCCGGGTACGCCTACCTCAAGGTCAGCGAGGGCTGCCGCCACAAGTGCCGCTTCTGCACCATCCCGTCCATCCGTGGCACGCTCAAGAGCACGCCCGTGGCCGAGCTGGCCCGCGAGGCCGAAAATATTCTCTCCACCGGCCGCAAGGAGCTCATCCTGGTGGCCCAGGACCTTACCGCCTTCGGGCACGACCTGGACCCCAAGCAGGACCTTCGCGCCCTGCTGGAGGCCCTGCTGCCCCTCTCCGGCCTGGAGCGGCTGCGCCTGCTCTACCTCTACCCCGCCGGGCTGACCCCTGAGCTGCTGGACTTCCTCAAGGACGCCGGGCCGCCCTTCGTGCCCTACTTCGACATCCCCCTGCAGCACGCCCACCCTGACATCCTGCGCTCCATGGGCCGCCCCTTCGCCAAGGACCCAAGGCGCGTCATCGACTTGGTGCGCTCCCGCTTCCCCGAGGCGGCCATCCGCACCAGCCTCATCGTGGGCTACCCGGGCGAGACGCGCACCCATTTCAACTTCCTGCTCAACTTCGTGCGGGAGGTGCGCTTCCAGCACCTGGGCGTGTTCGCCTATCAGCGGGAAGAGGGCACCCCGGCCGCGGCCATGCCCGGCCAGGTTGGCGCTAAGACCAGCCAGGGCCGCAAGGATGCAATCATGGCCGCGCAGGCCGAAATATCGGAGGAGTGGCTTTCCGGGTTCGAGAACATGAGTTTGGATGTGCTGGTGGACGCCCCCCACCCCGAGTGGCCCGGGCTGCACGTTGGGCGCACCTGGTTCCAGGCCCCGGAGATCGACGGCGTGACCTATGTTTCAGGGCCTGGGGTCAAGCCCGGAGCCATGGTCAAGGCCCTGATCGAGGAAGCCAAGACCTACGACTTGGTGGCCCTGGCCTGA